The following proteins are co-located in the Enoplosus armatus isolate fEnoArm2 chromosome 8, fEnoArm2.hap1, whole genome shotgun sequence genome:
- the LOC139289206 gene encoding semaphorin-3F-like, with product MTVTMTASGAQLLLLALCVYRGSGLQQSAPRVRLSFKELMDTKAARPFSFSFNTSDYRILLMDQDQGRLYLGSREYLVALDMHNVNKEPLIIHWPASAKRKGECQMTGKGRQGECANFVRLIEPWNRTHLYTCGTGAYQPICTFINRGWRAEDYLFRLVPGYVDSGKGKCSYDPKQESVAVLIQGNLYAGVHIDFMSTDAALFRTMGGRTAIRTEQYDSRWLNEPVFVQIQQIPDSAERNDDKLYFFFREKSLDSSGGASPSILARVGRVCLNDEGGQKSLVNRWTTFLKARLICSVIGEDGVETRFDELRDVFIQPTQDERNPMVYGLFTTAGSVFKGSAVCVYSMADIRNVFNGPFAHKHGHNYQWTEYTGKIPYPRPGTCPGGTFTPGIRSSKNFSDEAVNFIRAHPLMIHPVYPIHRRPLVVRTGVDYRFTALVVDQVDAVDARYEVLFLGTDRGTVQKVIVLPKDPTSMEELTLEEVEVFRTRAPVKTMKISSKRQQLYVSSDAGLTQVSLHRCGVYGRACSDCCLARDPYCAWDGESCSAFTPSTKRRSRRQDVKHGDPLRQCRGFNAKVEKRLRETVQFGVEGSSTFLECQPRSPQATVKWLFQREGKRKVLNRVGGILKTNHGILLKSLNQSDAGLYHCLATENNFKHTVARVALRILNRDIVLALTAQDEDVEPKTRQAGPYPQSSLVSTPFPPEIRLINQYCQSYWEQLSPKQQQQRKRTSRRHTESQDQGLG from the exons ATGACTGTTACCATGACAGCATCTGGAGCCCAACTCCTCCTGTTGGCCTTATGTGTTTACAGAGGCTCGGGCCTGCAGCAGTCTGCTCCGAGGGTTCGCCTCTCCTTCAAAG AACTGATGGACACAAAGGCAGCGCGACCCTTCAGTTTCTCCTTCAACACCAGCGACTACCGCATCCTCCTGATGGATCAGGATCAGGGCCGTCTGTACCTGGGCAGCCGGGAGTACCTGGTGGCTCTGGACATGCACAACGTCAACAAGGAGCCACTCATA ATCCACTGGCCGGCATCTGCTAAGAGAAAGGGAGAATGTCAGATGACTGGAAAGGGAAGACAG GGCGAATGTGCCAACTTTGTGCGGCTGATAGAGCCGTGGAACCGCACCCACCTCTACACCTGTGGAACAGGGGCATACCAACCGATCTGCACGTTCATCAACAGAGGCTGGAGGGCAGAg GACTACCTGTTTAGGCTGGTCCCTGGGTATGTGGATTCAGGGAAGGGAAAATGCTCCTATGATCCCAAACAGGAGAGCGTTGCAGTTCTGATCC AGGGTAACCTATATGCAGGGGTCCATATTGACTTCATGAGTACAGATGCTGCTTTGTTTAGGACCATGGGAGGGAGAACGGCAATCAGGACGGAGCAGTATGACTCCAGGTGGCTCAACG AGCCCGTGTTTGTTCAGATCCAGCAGATCCCTGACAGCGCAGAAAGGAACGACGACAAACTTTACTTCTTTTTCCGCGAGAAGAGTCTAGACTCGAGCGGCGGGGCGAGCCCCAGCATCTTAGCCAGGGTGGGAAGAGTGTGTCTG AATGATGAAGGAGGGCAGAAGTCCCTGGTGAACCGCTGGACGACGTTCCTGAAGGCGCGTCTTATCTGTTCAGTGATAGGAGAAGATGGAGTGGAGACACGGTTTGATGAACTAC GGGATGTGTTTATTCAGCCCACACAGGATGAACGAAACCCTATGGTGTACGGCCTCTTCACTACAGCAGG CTCTGTGTTCAAGGGCTCAGCAGTCTGCGTGTACTCAATGGCTGACATCCGCAATGTCTTCAATGGGCCGTTTGCCCACAAACATGGCCATAATTACCAATGGACAGAGTACACTGGCAAGATTCCCTACCCACGCCCTGGAACA TGTCCAGGGGGAACCTTCACTCCTGGTATCCGTTCCTCCAAGAACTTTTCAGATGAGGCTGTGAATTTCATCAGAGCCCATCCTCTCATGATCCATCCAGTTTATCCAATCCACCGCCGCCCCCTGGTGGTGAGAACGGGCGTGGACTACCGCTTCACTGCCCTGGTGGTGGATCAGGTGGACGCCGTGGATGCCCGCTACGAGGTGCTCTTCCTGGGTACAG ATCGAGGCACTGTCCAAAAAGTTATAGTTTTGCCCAAGGACCCAACTAGCATGGAGGAACTGACACTAGAGGAAGTGGAGGTTTTCCGG ACCAGAGCTCCAGTCAAAACAATGAAGATATCCTCTAAAAGA CAACAGCTGTACGTGTCATCAGATGCGGGGCTGACCCAGGTGTCGCTGCATCGCTGTGGTGTGTACGGCAGGGCCTGCTCTGACTGCTGTCTGGCTCGAGACCCCTACTGCGCCTGGGATGGAGAGAGCTGCTCTGCCTTCACCCCGTCCACCAAAAG gaggagcagaagacAGGATGTTAAACATGGCGACCCGCTGAGGCAGTGCAGAGGCTTTAATGCCAAAG TGGAGAAACGTCTGAGAGAAACAGTGCAGTTTGGAGTGGAGGGCAGCAGCACCTTCTTGGAGTGTCAGCCTCGCTCTCCCCAGGCCACCGTCAAGTGGCTCTtccagagggaaggaaagaggaaagtg ctcaACCGTGTGGGAGGCATTCTGAAGACCAACCATGGTATCCTCCTGAAGTCTCTCAACCAATCAGACGCGGGGCTCTACCACTGCCTCGCCACTGAGAACAACTTTAAACATACAGTGGCTCGCGTGGCGCTGCGCATCCTGAATCGAGACATCGTGTTAGCTCTCACTGCTCAAGATGAGGATGTAGAGCCAAAAACTCGCCAAGCGGGACCTTACCCGCAGTCCTCCCTCGTTTCCACACCCTTCCCACCCGAAATTAGACTGATTAACCAGTACTGCCAGTCCTACTGGGAACAGCTCAGtcccaaacagcagcagcagcgcaaGCGCACCAGCCGCAGGCACACAGAGAGCCAGGACCAAGGCCTTGGCTAG
- the wasb gene encoding WASP actin nucleation promoting factor b: MSRGSKAKLESARSSLLSPQENEKVEELLGRRCASMATTVAQLFMALPHSPSMWSLQHTGVVCLIKDNPQRSYFIRMFDLKTGRQVWEQELYNQIIYSSPQPYFHTFAADDCQVGLNFAVQQEAEAFQNAVEEKINQRNNRQDKKQRPLPSSDRGSLPPVPPEKASSGSPGSFHMATVDIQNPDIHSSRYRSMPSPTAASLGLTSKGKKSKKDKNKKKGSKLSKADIGAPSGFKHVSHVGWDPNNLDPDLWKLLSQAGISEAEMRDEKTSQLIYNVIEQSGGMEAVKREVNRAGSGPPPPPPGRQGPLPPVPGSSPSAPNPPPPRGRSGPLPPIPGQSPRGSPSPHPSPARGGVPPPPPPTSRSGPPPPPPAHSAPSQFLSPPSSMSSHVSIPPSSHNLPPPLPPSSQRSMGFPPPPVPSTPSRGGGGGGPPPPPPPPPPPPPPQNFTSSDFPPPPPLSGGPPPPAAPSVGGGDSRGALLDQIRLGKKLRNVTESPDQAPPSAPESGEGIVGALMMVMQKRSKVIHSSDESEDEGGDEDDDDDEWDD; the protein is encoded by the exons ATGAGCCGTGGATCTAAAGCTAAATTGGAGAGCGCCCGGAGCTCTCTGCTGAGCCCACAGGAGAatgagaaggtggaggagctgctgggcAGAAGGTGTGCT TCCATGGCCACTACAGTAGCACAGCTGTTTATGGCTCTGCCTCACAGTCCATCCATGTGGAGCTTGCAGCACACTGGAGTGGTCTGCCTCATCAAAGACAACCCTCAGCGCTCCTACTTCATACGGATGTTTGATTTGAAG ACAGGGAGGCAGGTTTGGGAGCAGGAGCTCTACAACCAAATTATTTACTCCTCGCCACAGCCGTACTTTCATACTTTTGCTGCAGAT GACTGCCAAGTCGGACTGAACTTTGCTGTGCAACAGGAAGCAGAAGCCTTCCAAAATGCTGTCGAGGAGAAAATCAACCAAAGAAACAACCGTCAAG ACAAGAAACAGCGCCCCCTGCCGTCTAGTG ACAGAGGTTCCCTGCCTCCAGTCCCACCGGAAAAAG CATCATCTGGTAGCCCTGGTTCATTTCACATGGCCACAGTGGACATCCAAAACCCAGACATCCATTCTTCCCGCTATCGCTCGATGCCTTCACCCACTGCTGCCTCCTTAGGTCTGACCAGCAAAGGAAAGAAGAGTAAGAAGGATAAGAACAAGAAAAAGGGCAGCAAACTCTCCAAAGCAGACATCGGGGCGCCCAGTGGATTTaa GCATGTTTCTCATGTCGGCTGGGATCCCAACAACCTTGACCCTGACCTGTGGAAGCTGCTCTCTCAAGCTGGGATCAGTGAAGCTGAGATGAGGGATGAAAAGACCTCCCAGCTCATCTACAATGTCATTGAGCAGTCTGGAGGCATGGAGGCGGTCAAAAGGGAGGTGAACAGAGCAG GTTCTggacctccaccacctccacctggcAGACAAGGGCCTCTGCCTCCTGTGCCGGGCTCCAGTCCCTCTGCTCCAAACCCTCCACCTCCACGAGGCCGCTCTGGCCCCCTGCCTCCTATCCCAGGCCAGTCACCTCGAGGGAGCCCATCCCCCCATCCATCTCCAGCACGTGGAGGCGtgccacccccacctcctccaacAAGCAGAAGTGGTCCTCCGCCACCACCACCTGCGCACTCTGCACCTTCTCAGTTCCTCTCACCGCCATCCTCAATGTCCTCTCATGTCTCAATCCCACCCTCCTCCCACAACCTGCCTCCACCCCTGCCACCGTCTAGCCAGCGATCCATGGGtttcccacctcctcctgtcccatCTACacccagcagaggaggaggaggtggagggccacctccacctcctcctccgccccctccacctccacctccccaaAACTTTACGTCTTCAGAtttcccacctcctcctcctctctccggTGGCCCACCGCCACCTGCCGCTCCATCCGTCGGAggaggagacagcagaggagctcTGCTGGATCAGATCCGACTGGGGAAGAAGCTCAGAAAT GTGACAGAGAGCCCTGATCAAGCTCCGCCTTCAGCACCAGAGTCAGGTGAGGGCATCGTTGGTGCTCTCATGATGGTCATGCAGAAGAGGAGTAAAGTCATCCATTCCTCTG ATGAAAGTGAAGATGAGGGTGGAGATGAAGACGATGACGACGACGAATGGGACGACTGA
- the LOC139288464 gene encoding sodium-coupled neutral amino acid transporter 3-like, producing the protein MELQKMNGHSREDGFDGLDAMAEHEEFLPHKTGVKKEIHFTDFEGKTSFGMSIFNLSNAIMGSGILGLAFAMSNTGIILFIILLVSIAILSAYSIHLLLKCAGVVGIRAYEQLGNRAFGPPGKVLAACIITVHNIGAMSSYLFIVKSELPLVIQAFLSKQENTGEWFLNGNYLIIIVSILIILPLALMKQLGYLGYTSGFSLSCMVFFLISVIYKKFNIPCPLGDEHHNVTVDYHTGINGTDDVCEAKMFTINSQTAYTIPILAFAFVCHPEVLPIYTELRDATKKRMQNVANISVMAMFVMYLLTALFGYLTFYGAVESELLHTYIRVDPLDVLVLCVRLAVLVAVTLTVPVVLFPIRRALLQILFPDKPFRWVVHIGIAFGLLFLVNLLVIFVPSIRDIFGLIGATSAPCLIFILPGIFYVRIVPEDQEPFLSRSKIQAACFAALGFIFMVMSLSFIIIDWVSGESRSGGGH; encoded by the exons ATGGAGCTTCAGAAGATGAATGGACACAGCAGGGAGGATGG GTTTGATGGGCTGGATGCCATGGCTGAACATGAGGAGTTTCTCCCACATAAAACTGGTGTCAAGAAAGAAATCCACTTTACAGAT TTCGAGGGAAAGACTTCATTCGGCATGTCCATCTTTAACCTCAGTAACGCCATAATGGGCAGTGGAATTCTTGGGTTGGCTTTTGCGATGTCCAACACTGGAATCATTCTTTTTAT AATTCTGTTGGTGTCCATTGCCATTCTGTCTGCATATTCAATTCATCTCCTGCTGAAATGTGCTGGAGTTGTTG gcatcCGAGCTTATGAGCAGCTTGGGAATCGGGCTTTTGGCCCCCCAGGAAAAGTGCTGGCCGCATGCATCATTACAGTTCACAACATCGGAG CGATGTCCAGCTATCTCTTCATCGTCAAGTCTGAGCTCCCACTGGTTATTCAAGCTTTCCTTAGTAAACAGGAAAACACGGG AGAGTGGTTCTTGAATGGAAACTACTTGATCATCATTGTTAGCATTCTCATCATCCTTCCTCTAGCACTCATGAAACAACTCG GTTACTTGGGCTATACAAGTggcttctccctctcctgcatGGTGTTTTTCCTAATTTCG GTTATCTACAAGAAATTCAACATCCCATGTCCGCTGGGTGATGAACATCATAACGTAACTGTTGACTACCACACTGGCATTAATGGGACAGATGACGTCTGTGAGGCCAAAATGTTTACCATCAACTCACAG ACAGCGTACACCATCCCAATTCTGGCCTTCGCTTTTGTCTGCCACCCGGAGGTGCTACCTATCTACACCGAGCTACGAGA TGCCACCAAGAAACGTATGCAGAATGTTGCCAACATCTCCGTCATGGCCATGTTTGTCATGTACCTGCTAACTGCTCTTTTTGGTTACCTCACCTTTTATG GTGCTGTGGAGTCAGAGCTGTTACACACCTACATCCGAGTGGACCCCCTGGATGTCCTGGTTCTCTGTGTGCGTCTGGCTGTGCTGGTGGCCGTCACTCTGACTGTCCCCGTGGTTCTTTTCCCG ATCCGCAGGGCCCTGCTCCAGATCCTGTTCCCTGACAAGCCTTTCCGATGGGTCGTACACATCGGCATTGCATTTGGTCTCCTCTTCTTGGTCAACCTACTCGTTATCTTCGTGCCCTCCATCCGGGACATCTTTGGCCTCATCG GAGCCACATCTGCCCCCTGCCTCATTTTCATCCTACCTGGAATCTTCTACGTCCGGATTGTTCCTGAAGACCAGGAGCCTTTTCTGTCCAGATCCAAGATTCAG GCCGCATGCTTTGCTGCACTGGGATTCATCTTCATGGTCATGAGtttgtcatttatcatcatTGACTGGGTCTCTGGAGAGTCTCGAAGTGGAGGCGGGCACTAG